In Oryza brachyantha chromosome 1, ObraRS2, whole genome shotgun sequence, the following are encoded in one genomic region:
- the LOC102722062 gene encoding probable 1-acyl-sn-glycerol-3-phosphate acyltransferase 5, with amino-acid sequence MNGSSGSQGHNVNGGQKEVQHNSPSILNNGPRHRPLTPMRRCRGVACVAIILSTAFTLIVYIAPITTFLMRLFSVHYSRKATSVLFGMWLSLWPFLFEKINKTNVVFSGESVPPKRRVLLFANHRTEVDWMYLWDLALRKGHLGYIKYILKSSLMKLPIFSWAFHIFEFIPVERKWEIDEAIIQNKLSTFKDPRDPLWLAVFPEGTDYTEKKCIKSKEYALEHGLPVLENVLLPKTKGFLCCLQELKSSLDAVYDVTIAYKHRLPDFLDNIYGTDPSEVHIHIRIIKVHDIPTSEDELTDWMIERFRQKDQLLSDFFMQGHFPDEGTEGDISTLECLANFVAIVISTGIFLYLTLFSSMWFKVYVVASCVYLTFVTYFSIQPPQLICSPQGENLVKKTL; translated from the exons ATGAACGGTTCAAGTGGCTCCCAAGGACATAATGTCAATGGAGGACAGAAGGAAGTGCAGCATAATAGCCCATCCATTCTGAACAATGGGCCAAGGCACCGTCCATTGACTCCCATGAGACGATGCCGTGGTGTAGCATGTGTGGCGATTATACTGTCAACAGCATTCACATTGATAGTTTACATAGCCCCTATTACTACTTTCCTTATGCGGCTATTCAGTGTGCATTACAGTAGAAAGGCGACTTCTGTTCTGTTTGGAATGTGGCTATCTTTATGGCCATTCTTATTTGAGAAGATCAACAAGACCAATGTGGTTTTCTCTGGTGAAAGTGTGCCTCCAAAAAGGCGTGTGCTGTTATTTGCCAACCACAGGACTGAGGTGGACTGGATGTACTTGTGGGATCTTGCATTGAGGAAAGGCCATTTAGGATATATCAAATACATCCTCAAGAGCAGTTTGATGAAATTGCCCATTTTTAGCTGGGCATTTCACATTTTCGAGTTTATCCCTGTAGAACGGAAATGGGAGATTGATGAAGCAATTATACAGAATAAACTATCAACATTTAAGGACCCCAGAGACCCCCTTTGGTTGGCGGTTTTCCCTGAAGGCACTGATTATAC TGAGAAGAAATGCATCAAGAGTAAAGAATATGCTTTGGAGCATGGTCTGCCTGTACTTGAAAATGTTCTTCTTCCAAAGACAAAGGGGTTCCTTTGCTGTTTGCAAGAGTTGAAGAGCTCCTTAGATGCAG TTTATGATGTCACAATAGCATACAAGCATCGCCTGCCAGATTTCCTGGATAACATATATGGCACTGATCCTTCTGAAGTCCACATCCACATCAGAATTATAAAGGTCCATGATATTCCAACGTCAGAAGATGAATTAACCGATTGGATGATAGAGAGGTTCAGGCAGAAGGACCAACTTCTGTCAGATTTTTTCATGCAAGGCCACTTCCCTGATGAAGGAACGGAAGGGGATATATCCACACTGGAGTGCCTTGCAAATTTTGTTGCAATAGTCATCTCGACAGGCATATTCTTGTACCTAACCCTTTTTTCGTCTATGTGGTTCAAGGTCTATGTAGTAGCAAGCTGTGTTTACCTTACATTTGTTACCTATTTCTCCATTCAACCACCCCAACTGATTTGCTCCCCTCAGGGTGAAAACCTTGTCAAAAAGACACTGTAG